One Leucobacter muris DNA segment encodes these proteins:
- the deoC gene encoding deoxyribose-phosphate aldolase, which produces MSSAEELTLAPAELAPYVQHTLIETGITKERMVAHAREAVEHGFNAAMVPASWVPLVASELAGTGVELASALDFPNVGVMTSAGKAAEAAEIARLGATQLDIGVQIGWLKSGMYDEFREDIAGVVRASGIPVKVMLELPLLTEAEREAAVELSQEAGAAFLKNASSGQIETANPESVRYLVDRARDGVQVKASGSIKTYDQALSLLRAGAVLLGTSAGLKIVTDTGDESTVSY; this is translated from the coding sequence TTGTCTAGTGCAGAGGAACTCACGCTCGCACCCGCCGAGCTCGCACCCTACGTGCAGCACACGCTCATCGAGACGGGCATCACGAAGGAGCGGATGGTCGCGCACGCGCGCGAGGCGGTGGAGCACGGCTTCAACGCGGCGATGGTCCCCGCGTCGTGGGTGCCGCTCGTCGCCTCCGAGCTGGCGGGCACGGGCGTCGAGCTCGCGTCGGCCCTCGACTTCCCCAACGTCGGCGTCATGACCAGCGCGGGCAAGGCCGCGGAGGCGGCGGAGATCGCGCGGCTCGGCGCGACGCAGCTCGACATCGGCGTGCAGATCGGCTGGCTGAAGAGCGGCATGTACGACGAGTTCCGCGAGGACATCGCGGGTGTGGTGCGGGCGAGTGGCATCCCGGTCAAGGTGATGCTGGAGCTGCCGCTGCTCACGGAGGCGGAGCGGGAGGCCGCGGTCGAGCTGTCGCAGGAGGCGGGCGCCGCGTTCTTGAAGAACGCGAGCAGCGGCCAGATCGAGACGGCGAACCCCGAGAGTGTGCGCTACCTCGTGGACCGCGCGCGCGACGGCGTGCAGGTGAAGGCCTCGGGCTCGATCAAGACCTACGACCAGGCGCTCTCGCTGCTGCGCGCGGGCGCCGTGCTGCTCGGCACGAGCGCGGGGCTCAAGATCGTCACCGACACCGGCGACGAGAGCACCGTCAGCTACTGA
- the rbsD gene encoding D-ribose pyranase, protein MKKSGILNDKLSAALATLGHTDLILVVDAGFPIPRDADRIDLAIAENLPDLRTILGLISQELVVEGVVRAEDVVSNNPRLDEWLQQTFAGAEFTTRSHADMLGELARQAKVIVRTGAFEPWGNIGLVCGVDVPKWFGGDGVVVPDYYADKL, encoded by the coding sequence ATGAAGAAGTCAGGAATCCTGAACGACAAGCTCAGCGCCGCGCTCGCGACGCTCGGCCACACCGACCTGATCCTCGTCGTCGACGCGGGGTTCCCGATCCCGCGCGATGCCGACCGCATCGACCTCGCGATCGCCGAGAACCTGCCCGACCTGCGCACCATTCTCGGCCTCATCTCGCAGGAGCTCGTCGTGGAGGGGGTCGTGCGCGCCGAAGACGTGGTCTCGAACAACCCGCGGCTCGACGAGTGGCTGCAGCAGACGTTCGCGGGCGCCGAGTTCACCACCCGCAGCCACGCGGACATGCTCGGCGAGCTCGCCCGGCAGGCGAAGGTGATCGTGCGCACGGGCGCGTTCGAGCCGTGGGGCAACATCGGCCTCGTCTGCGGCGTCGACGTGCCGAAGTGGTTCGGCGGCGACGGCGTCGTCGTTCCCGACTACTACGCCGACAAGCTCTGA
- a CDS encoding mannose-1-phosphate guanylyltransferase, which yields MSDATVPRPAVERLTCVIPAGGVGSRLWPLSRANAPKFLLDLTGSGDSLLRATWDRLSPIAPAERVMVVTGVSHRDSVMRQLPELLPQNLITESEPKDSSAAIGLAAALLELRDPDAILGSFAADHVIRGDVLFQRAVTTAVQAADRGYIATIGIHPSHPATGFGYISCGEARGDLAPFDVYDVSEFVEKPDAEQAEEYLSHGGYLWNAGMFIARATVLLDQMALADPELVSALREIAASWDTDRGADVRERLWPALPKIAIDYTVAEPAAAAGKMVCVAAHFDWDDVGDFASVANLLTRGRGSDLAVLGDGAQVLSDASSGIVVSESERLVALVGVEDVVVVDTADVLLVTTKSRAQDVKNLVNRMKLAGGGHLL from the coding sequence ATGTCTGACGCCACCGTCCCGCGCCCCGCCGTCGAGCGCCTCACCTGCGTGATCCCGGCCGGAGGCGTCGGATCCCGCCTCTGGCCGCTGTCGCGCGCGAACGCGCCAAAGTTCCTGCTCGACCTGACCGGCTCGGGAGACTCGCTGCTGCGGGCCACCTGGGACCGCCTCTCCCCCATCGCCCCCGCCGAACGCGTGATGGTCGTCACCGGCGTCTCGCACCGCGACTCGGTCATGCGCCAGCTCCCCGAACTCCTGCCGCAGAACCTCATCACCGAGAGCGAACCCAAGGACTCCTCCGCCGCGATCGGGCTCGCGGCGGCGCTGCTCGAGCTGCGCGACCCCGACGCGATCCTCGGCTCCTTCGCCGCCGACCACGTCATCCGCGGCGACGTGCTCTTCCAGCGGGCCGTCACCACCGCGGTGCAGGCGGCCGACCGCGGCTACATCGCGACCATCGGCATCCACCCCTCGCACCCCGCGACCGGCTTCGGCTACATCTCGTGCGGCGAGGCCCGCGGCGACCTCGCCCCCTTCGACGTCTACGACGTGTCCGAGTTCGTCGAGAAGCCCGACGCCGAGCAGGCCGAGGAGTACCTCTCCCACGGCGGCTACCTCTGGAACGCCGGCATGTTCATCGCCCGCGCCACCGTGCTGCTCGATCAGATGGCGCTCGCCGATCCCGAGCTCGTGAGCGCGCTGCGCGAGATCGCGGCGAGCTGGGACACCGACCGGGGCGCCGACGTGCGCGAGCGCCTCTGGCCCGCCCTGCCGAAGATCGCGATCGACTACACCGTGGCCGAGCCGGCCGCCGCCGCGGGCAAGATGGTCTGCGTCGCGGCCCACTTCGACTGGGACGACGTGGGCGACTTCGCCTCGGTGGCGAACCTGCTGACGCGCGGCCGCGGCAGCGACCTCGCCGTGCTCGGCGACGGCGCCCAGGTGCTGTCGGACGCCTCGAGCGGCATCGTCGTCTCGGAGAGCGAGCGCCTCGTCGCGCTCGTGGGCGTCGAGGACGTGGTCGTGGTCGACACCGCCGACGTGCTGCTCGTCACCACGAAGAGCCGCGCGCAAGACGTGAAGAACCTCGTCAACCGCATGAAGCTGGCCGGCGGCGGCCACCTGCTCTAG
- a CDS encoding ADP-dependent NAD(P)H-hydrate dehydratase: MIGHWSRERAAEWLRRPSAGDDKYRRGVLGMRTGSAQYPGAALLGVSAAWRTGAGMVRYVPALDDAPSPHGLPSPAASVLAVHPETVFGEPGSRPSDAWVLGSGTDPADRSTAERSALLELLRGGAPLVIDAGALDLVAQARSGDDGPRDGAPAILTPHGGEFERLWRASGLGALPDDWDPRGGADGDAQRGRAETAARLAERLEATVLLKGSVTVCAAPGEAPLLVGPSTPWLATAGTGDVLAGILGALVAAHAAGVREDPASLARIGATAALLHDAAARIAAGDPEAAGSGRPITALDVAGAVPAAVAALA; encoded by the coding sequence ATGATCGGGCACTGGTCGCGGGAGCGCGCGGCCGAATGGCTGCGCCGTCCGAGCGCCGGCGACGACAAGTACCGGCGGGGCGTGCTCGGCATGCGCACCGGCTCGGCGCAGTACCCGGGCGCCGCGCTGCTGGGCGTCTCGGCGGCGTGGCGCACGGGTGCGGGCATGGTGCGCTACGTGCCGGCCCTCGACGACGCCCCGTCGCCCCACGGGCTTCCCTCGCCCGCGGCGTCGGTGCTCGCGGTGCACCCGGAGACGGTGTTCGGGGAGCCCGGATCCCGGCCGTCGGACGCCTGGGTGCTCGGATCGGGCACCGATCCCGCCGACCGCTCGACGGCCGAGCGATCGGCGCTGCTCGAACTGCTGCGCGGCGGCGCTCCGCTCGTGATCGACGCCGGTGCGCTCGATCTCGTCGCGCAGGCCCGATCCGGCGACGACGGCCCCCGCGACGGGGCGCCCGCGATCCTCACCCCGCACGGCGGCGAGTTCGAGCGCCTGTGGCGAGCCTCGGGGCTCGGCGCCCTGCCCGACGACTGGGATCCGCGCGGCGGCGCCGACGGCGACGCGCAGCGCGGACGAGCCGAGACCGCCGCCCGCCTCGCCGAGCGCCTCGAGGCGACCGTGCTGCTCAAGGGCTCCGTCACCGTGTGCGCGGCGCCGGGCGAGGCGCCGCTGCTCGTCGGCCCCTCGACGCCCTGGCTCGCGACCGCCGGCACCGGCGACGTGCTCGCCGGGATCCTCGGCGCGCTCGTCGCGGCGCACGCCGCCGGCGTGCGCGAGGATCCCGCCTCCCTCGCCCGCATCGGCGCCACCGCCGCGCTGCTGCACGACGCGGCGGCCAGGATCGCGGCCGGCGACCCCGAGGCCGCCGGGTCGGGTCGGCCGATCACCGCGCTCGACGTCGCCGGCGCCGTGCCGGCCGCCGTCGCCGCGCTCGCCTGA
- a CDS encoding YihY/virulence factor BrkB family protein, with the protein MTTPRDPRSSDEERDRGASRVSAVSRELVEQGQGVWARLRDSRPFRSFFHFTDVGGSVLAAGMSYQAVFAVFAALWIGFSVFGIVLRGRPELLESLIEQLNLFVPGLVGTGDGGAVQLAMLLQSRTLDWSSAIAGAALVYVAVTWFTGTRRAIRIIFGLEVRQYRNVVLLKLRDLVLALGFMLAIIVSAALTVFSSNLTDLLVSWFGGDPDGWLLGGLGTVARYGAMYVFDTLVLVAIFRLLAEVRVPRWSLLRGCALGGLALFGIKVLGSSLLGGASHNPLLASFAVLVGLLIWFNVICRTLLLTGCWIAAGQDDELGRPDPDRSRVLDVF; encoded by the coding sequence ATGACGACGCCCCGCGATCCCCGCTCCTCCGACGAGGAGCGGGATCGCGGGGCGTCGCGCGTCTCGGCGGTGTCGCGAGAACTCGTCGAACAGGGGCAGGGCGTCTGGGCCCGGCTGCGGGATTCGCGGCCGTTCCGCTCCTTCTTCCACTTCACCGACGTGGGCGGATCGGTGCTCGCGGCCGGCATGAGCTATCAGGCGGTGTTCGCGGTGTTCGCGGCGCTCTGGATCGGCTTCAGCGTGTTCGGCATCGTGCTGCGCGGCCGACCCGAGCTGCTGGAATCCCTGATCGAGCAGCTCAACCTGTTCGTGCCCGGCCTCGTGGGCACGGGCGACGGCGGCGCGGTGCAACTGGCGATGCTGCTGCAGAGCCGAACGCTCGACTGGAGCAGCGCGATCGCGGGCGCCGCGCTCGTCTACGTCGCGGTGACCTGGTTCACGGGCACGCGCCGCGCGATCCGCATCATCTTCGGCCTCGAGGTGCGGCAGTACCGCAACGTGGTGCTGCTCAAGCTGCGCGACCTGGTGCTGGCGCTGGGCTTCATGCTGGCGATCATCGTCTCGGCGGCGCTCACGGTGTTCAGCTCGAACCTCACCGATCTGCTGGTGTCGTGGTTCGGCGGCGATCCCGACGGCTGGCTGCTGGGCGGTCTCGGCACGGTCGCCCGATACGGCGCGATGTACGTCTTCGACACGCTCGTGCTCGTCGCCATCTTCCGGCTGCTCGCCGAGGTGCGGGTACCGAGGTGGAGCCTGCTGCGGGGCTGCGCCCTCGGCGGGCTGGCGCTGTTCGGCATCAAGGTGCTGGGGTCGTCCCTGCTCGGCGGCGCCTCCCACAACCCGCTGCTGGCCTCGTTCGCGGTGCTGGTGGGGCTGCTGATCTGGTTCAACGTGATCTGCCGCACGCTGCTGCTCACCGGCTGCTGGATCGCGGCCGGCCAGGACGACGAGCTGGGGCGGCCGGATCCCGATCGCTCGCGCGTGCTCGACGTGTTCTGA
- a CDS encoding thymidine phosphorylase → MEQLSDPEPFDVVDLITRKRFAGALTRAEIDWLVDAFTRGVVAPEQMSALLMAIVIQEMEREEIRDLTAAMIASGERLSFSGLGRPAIDNHSTGGVGDKITLPLVPLMASLGVAVPQLSGRGLGHTGGTLDKLESIAGWRASLSNDEMKRMLREVGGVICAAGSGLAPADRAMYALRDVTGTVASVPLIASSIMSKKIAEGADGLVLDVKFGSGAFLPAVDDARELATTMVRLGADSGLRTVALLTDMDAPLGRAVGNANEVRESVEVLAGGGPADVVELTLALAREMLELAGKSDIDPAGALADGRAMDAWRRLVAGQGGDPDAPLPVARETETVRAAAAGVVQRVDARAVGVGAWRLGAGRARPGDPVDHAAGVEVLVRPGDRVRVGDPLFEVACDSPGRMVRGVESLAGAVELGEAVPDPRPLVADRVTAG, encoded by the coding sequence ATGGAGCAGCTCAGCGATCCCGAACCCTTCGACGTCGTCGACCTGATCACGCGCAAGCGCTTCGCAGGCGCCCTCACCCGCGCCGAGATCGACTGGCTGGTGGACGCGTTCACGCGCGGCGTCGTGGCGCCGGAGCAGATGAGCGCACTGCTCATGGCGATCGTGATCCAGGAGATGGAGCGCGAGGAGATCCGAGATCTGACCGCCGCGATGATCGCGAGCGGTGAGCGCCTGAGCTTCTCGGGGCTCGGCCGACCCGCCATCGACAATCACTCGACGGGCGGCGTGGGCGACAAGATCACGCTTCCGCTGGTGCCGCTCATGGCGTCGCTGGGGGTGGCGGTGCCGCAGCTGTCGGGGCGGGGTCTCGGGCACACGGGCGGCACGCTCGACAAGCTCGAGTCGATTGCCGGGTGGCGGGCATCGCTGTCGAACGACGAGATGAAGCGGATGCTGCGCGAGGTGGGCGGGGTGATCTGCGCGGCGGGGTCGGGGCTCGCCCCCGCGGATCGCGCGATGTACGCCCTGCGCGACGTCACGGGCACGGTGGCGTCGGTGCCGCTCATCGCCTCGTCGATCATGAGCAAGAAGATCGCGGAGGGGGCCGACGGCCTCGTGCTCGACGTGAAGTTCGGTTCGGGCGCTTTTCTTCCCGCCGTCGACGACGCGCGCGAGCTGGCGACGACGATGGTGCGGTTGGGCGCCGATTCTGGGTTGCGCACGGTGGCGCTCCTCACCGACATGGATGCGCCCCTGGGCCGAGCGGTCGGCAACGCGAACGAGGTGCGCGAGTCGGTCGAGGTGCTCGCGGGCGGCGGGCCCGCCGACGTGGTGGAGCTGACGCTCGCGCTGGCGCGGGAGATGCTGGAGCTCGCGGGGAAGAGCGACATCGATCCGGCCGGGGCGCTGGCCGACGGTCGCGCGATGGACGCGTGGCGGCGCCTCGTCGCCGGCCAGGGCGGCGATCCCGACGCACCGCTGCCCGTCGCGCGTGAGACCGAGACGGTGCGAGCGGCGGCCGCCGGTGTGGTGCAGCGCGTCGACGCGCGCGCCGTCGGGGTGGGCGCCTGGCGTCTGGGCGCGGGGCGGGCGCGGCCCGGCGACCCCGTCGACCACGCCGCCGGGGTCGAGGTGCTGGTGCGCCCCGGCGATCGGGTGCGGGTCGGCGATCCGCTGTTCGAGGTGGCGTGCGATTCGCCGGGCCGCATGGTGCGCGGGGTGGAGTCGCTCGCGGGGGCGGTGGAGCTCGGCGAGGCGGTTCCGGATCCGCGCCCCCTCGTCGCGGATCGCGTCACCGCGGGCTGA
- a CDS encoding succinate dehydrogenase iron-sulfur subunit has translation MSTATAEATAVDSTETAAAGDAPDAPKPFTVTLLVRRYNPESGRDAYWEDFDVEMYPTDRILDALHRIKWDQDGTLAFRRSCAHGICGSDAMRINGRNRLACKTLIKDLDISKPIYVEAIKGLPLEKDLIVDMEPFFAAYRAVNPFLMPDSAPPVPGKERLQTIEDRERFDDTTKCILCAACTTSCPVFWTDGQYFGPAAIVNAHRFIFDSRDDNAQVRLDVLNDTEGVWRCRTTFNCTDACPRGIQVTKAIAEVKAAIRTGKTK, from the coding sequence ATGAGCACCGCTACCGCAGAAGCGACGGCCGTCGACTCCACGGAGACCGCAGCAGCCGGAGACGCTCCCGACGCGCCGAAGCCCTTTACGGTCACCCTGCTGGTGCGCCGTTACAACCCCGAGTCGGGTCGTGACGCGTACTGGGAGGACTTCGACGTCGAGATGTACCCCACCGACCGTATCCTCGACGCGCTGCACCGCATCAAGTGGGACCAGGACGGCACGCTCGCGTTCCGCCGCTCCTGCGCCCACGGCATCTGCGGCTCCGACGCCATGCGCATCAACGGCCGCAACCGTCTCGCGTGCAAGACGCTCATCAAGGATCTCGACATCTCGAAGCCGATCTACGTCGAGGCGATCAAGGGCCTGCCCCTCGAGAAGGATCTGATCGTCGACATGGAGCCGTTCTTCGCGGCCTACCGTGCGGTCAACCCGTTCCTCATGCCGGACTCGGCCCCACCCGTGCCGGGCAAGGAGCGCCTGCAGACGATCGAGGATCGCGAGCGCTTCGACGACACCACGAAGTGCATCCTGTGCGCCGCGTGCACGACCAGCTGCCCGGTCTTCTGGACCGACGGCCAGTACTTCGGCCCGGCCGCGATCGTCAACGCGCACCGCTTCATCTTCGACTCGCGCGACGACAACGCCCAGGTGCGTCTCGACGTGCTGAACGACACCGAGGGCGTGTGGCGCTGCCGCACCACCTTCAACTGCACCGACGCGTGCCCCCGCGGCATCCAGGTCACCAAGGCCATCGCCGAGGTGAAGGCCGCGATCCGCACCGGCAAGACGAAGTAG
- the sdhC gene encoding succinate dehydrogenase, cytochrome b556 subunit encodes MWSWVLHRITGVAIFFFLLVHVLDTALVRVSPEAYNAVMSVYKTPIMGLGEAALVAAIVFHAYNGIRIILVDYWRKGAHYQRAMFWIVIAAWAITMAGFLPRHLMNVFGH; translated from the coding sequence ATGTGGTCCTGGGTGCTGCACCGCATCACGGGCGTCGCGATCTTCTTCTTCCTGCTCGTGCACGTGCTCGACACCGCGCTCGTGCGTGTGAGCCCCGAGGCCTACAACGCGGTCATGAGCGTCTACAAGACCCCCATCATGGGTCTCGGCGAAGCCGCGCTCGTCGCCGCGATCGTGTTCCACGCCTACAACGGCATCCGCATCATCCTCGTCGACTACTGGCGCAAGGGTGCGCACTACCAGCGCGCGATGTTCTGGATCGTGATCGCCGCCTGGGCGATCACCATGGCCGGCTTCCTGCCGCGCCACCTGATGAACGTGTTCGGGCACTAG
- the sdhA gene encoding succinate dehydrogenase flavoprotein subunit: MTTDTHQGEDVTVKDGVTYHQFDVVIVGAGGAGMRAAIEAGPKAKTAVITKLYPTRSHTGAAQGGMAAALANVEDDNWEWHTFDTVKGGDYLVDQDAAEILAKEAIDAVIDLENMGLPFNRTPEGKIDQRRFGGHTRDHGKAPVRRACYAADRTGHMILQTLFQNCVKLGVNFYNEFYVLDLVMTGEGKHRRPAGVVAYELSTGELHVFQAKSIVFATGGFGKIFKTTSNAHTLTGDGVGIIWRKGLPLEDMEFYQFHPTGLAGLGILLTEGARGEGAILRNASGERFMERYAPTIKDLAPRDIVARCMVQEVLDGRGAGPHKDYVYLDCTHLGAEVLETKLPDITEFARTYLGVDPVVEPVPVFPTAHYAMGGIPTNNAAEVLMDNDTVVPGLYAAGECACVSVHGANRLGTNSLLDINVFGKRSGNNAADFAQTADFVELPADPAREIRELVDRFRTGTGTERVADIRRELQEAMDRGAQVFRTEESLTEVLGVIHDLRVRYMNVGVQDRGKRYNTDLLEAIELGFLLDLAEVLAYTARNRKESRGGHMRDDYPNRDDENYMQHTMAYLSGDPHSADPDDHIRLDWKPVVFTKNEQGELNYPPMERKY, translated from the coding sequence GTGACCACAGACACCCATCAGGGCGAGGACGTCACCGTCAAGGACGGTGTCACCTACCATCAGTTCGACGTCGTGATCGTCGGCGCGGGCGGCGCGGGCATGCGCGCCGCGATCGAGGCCGGCCCGAAGGCGAAGACCGCGGTCATCACCAAGCTGTACCCCACCCGCTCGCACACCGGCGCGGCGCAGGGCGGCATGGCGGCGGCGCTCGCGAACGTCGAGGACGACAACTGGGAGTGGCACACCTTCGACACGGTCAAGGGCGGCGACTACCTCGTCGACCAGGACGCGGCCGAGATCCTCGCCAAGGAGGCCATCGACGCGGTCATCGACCTCGAGAACATGGGCCTGCCGTTCAACCGCACGCCCGAGGGCAAGATCGACCAGCGCCGCTTCGGCGGCCACACGCGCGATCACGGCAAGGCGCCCGTGCGCCGCGCCTGCTACGCGGCGGACCGCACCGGCCACATGATCCTGCAGACGCTGTTCCAGAACTGCGTGAAGCTGGGCGTCAACTTCTACAACGAGTTCTACGTGCTCGACCTCGTGATGACGGGCGAGGGCAAGCACCGCCGCCCCGCCGGCGTGGTGGCCTACGAGCTCTCCACGGGCGAGCTGCACGTCTTCCAGGCCAAGTCGATCGTGTTCGCCACCGGCGGCTTCGGCAAGATCTTCAAGACCACCTCGAACGCCCACACCCTCACGGGCGACGGCGTCGGCATCATCTGGCGCAAGGGCCTGCCGCTCGAGGACATGGAGTTCTACCAGTTCCATCCGACGGGCCTCGCCGGCCTCGGCATCCTCCTCACCGAAGGAGCCCGAGGCGAGGGCGCGATCCTGCGCAACGCGAGCGGCGAGCGCTTCATGGAGCGCTACGCCCCCACCATCAAAGACCTCGCGCCCCGCGACATCGTCGCGCGCTGCATGGTGCAGGAGGTGCTCGACGGCCGCGGCGCCGGCCCGCACAAGGACTACGTCTACCTCGACTGCACCCACCTGGGCGCCGAGGTGCTCGAGACCAAGCTCCCCGACATCACCGAGTTCGCGCGCACCTACCTGGGCGTCGACCCGGTCGTCGAGCCCGTGCCGGTGTTCCCCACCGCGCACTACGCGATGGGCGGCATCCCGACCAACAACGCGGCCGAGGTGCTCATGGACAACGACACGGTCGTGCCCGGGCTCTACGCCGCCGGCGAGTGCGCCTGCGTGTCGGTGCACGGCGCGAACCGTCTCGGCACCAACTCGCTGCTCGACATCAACGTGTTCGGCAAGCGCTCGGGCAACAACGCGGCCGACTTCGCGCAGACCGCCGACTTCGTCGAGCTGCCCGCCGATCCCGCCCGCGAGATCCGCGAGCTCGTCGATCGCTTCCGCACCGGCACCGGCACCGAGCGCGTCGCCGACATCCGGCGCGAGCTGCAGGAGGCCATGGACCGCGGAGCCCAGGTGTTCCGCACCGAGGAATCGCTCACCGAGGTGCTCGGCGTGATCCACGACCTGCGCGTGCGCTACATGAACGTGGGCGTGCAGGATCGCGGCAAGCGCTACAACACCGACCTGCTCGAGGCGATCGAGCTGGGCTTCCTGCTCGACCTCGCCGAGGTGCTCGCGTACACCGCGCGCAACCGCAAGGAGAGCCGCGGCGGCCACATGCGCGACGACTACCCGAATCGCGACGACGAGAACTACATGCAGCACACCATGGCGTACCTCTCGGGAGACCCGCACTCGGCCGACCCCGACGATCACATCCGGCTCGATTGGAAGCCCGTCGTGTTCACGAAGAACGAGCAGGGCGAGTTGAACTACCCGCCCATGGAGAGGAAGTACTAG
- a CDS encoding GntR family transcriptional regulator, with product MSTIDRDAPVAIHTQISDRIRLKIASGEWPPHYRLKSEPELAQELGVSRGTLRRALSTLIEEGLLRQVRGRGTFVTSTIIEPAIAQKLSTLTEDFARQGVVTETAVIACELMDPPKPVAALLEAGVGSRVLRLVRVRSTEQGPVALLHNYVRADIAPGIEQQDFGVQSLFGVLEQTYRLKIASARRTFSAEPASDEVSAALGLPEGAPVQYLQQVTYLDDDRPVEYSDVWIHSGRLQVTSLLSRR from the coding sequence GTGAGCACAATCGATCGTGACGCTCCGGTGGCGATTCACACGCAGATCTCCGACCGGATCCGGCTGAAGATCGCCTCCGGCGAGTGGCCCCCGCACTACCGTCTCAAGAGCGAACCCGAGCTGGCCCAGGAGCTCGGCGTGAGCCGGGGCACGCTCAGACGGGCCCTGTCGACGCTGATCGAGGAGGGGCTGCTGCGCCAGGTGCGCGGGCGGGGCACCTTCGTCACCTCGACGATCATCGAGCCGGCGATCGCCCAGAAGCTGTCGACCCTCACCGAGGACTTCGCGCGTCAGGGGGTGGTGACGGAGACCGCGGTGATCGCCTGCGAGCTCATGGATCCGCCGAAGCCGGTGGCCGCGCTGCTCGAGGCCGGCGTCGGAAGCCGCGTGCTGCGGCTGGTGCGAGTGCGCAGCACCGAGCAGGGTCCGGTGGCGCTGCTGCACAACTACGTGCGCGCCGACATCGCGCCCGGCATCGAGCAGCAGGACTTCGGGGTGCAGAGCCTCTTCGGGGTGCTCGAGCAGACGTACCGGCTGAAGATCGCCTCGGCGCGGCGCACGTTCAGCGCCGAGCCGGCCTCCGACGAGGTCTCGGCCGCGCTCGGGCTCCCGGAGGGGGCGCCCGTGCAGTACCTGCAGCAGGTGACCTACCTCGACGACGATCGCCCGGTCGAGTACTCGGACGTCTGGATCCACAGCGGGCGCCTGCAGGTGACCTCGCTGCTCTCGCGCCGCTGA
- a CDS encoding succinate dehydrogenase hydrophobic membrane anchor subunit, with product MTMTIESPRSKAPAKKRTNWEKWGWIYMRVSGVLLVVLVFGHLFSNLIATPGGVHAIDFGFVGGKLANPFWQVWDVLLLWLALIHGANGMRTIVNDYVTRPGLAKTFKVLLFLSAALLILLGTFVVFTLDPCPAGADPSLVASFCNAS from the coding sequence ATGACGATGACGATCGAATCCCCGCGCTCGAAGGCCCCCGCCAAGAAGCGCACCAACTGGGAGAAGTGGGGCTGGATCTACATGCGCGTCTCGGGCGTCCTGCTCGTGGTGCTCGTGTTCGGCCACCTCTTCTCGAACCTGATCGCCACGCCTGGTGGCGTGCACGCGATCGACTTCGGCTTCGTGGGCGGCAAGCTCGCCAACCCGTTCTGGCAGGTGTGGGACGTGCTGCTGCTGTGGCTCGCCCTGATCCACGGCGCCAACGGCATGCGCACCATCGTGAACGACTACGTCACCCGCCCCGGTCTCGCGAAGACCTTCAAGGTGCTGCTGTTCCTCTCCGCCGCGCTGCTGATCCTGCTCGGCACCTTCGTGGTGTTCACGCTCGATCCCTGCCCCGCGGGAGCCGATCCGTCGCTCGTGGCGTCGTTCTGCAACGCGTCGTAG